In a genomic window of Barnesiella propionica:
- a CDS encoding cell division protein FtsQ/DivIB: MKTVLKLISLVLLIAYLFAAFAYCSTLAREKKCNKIEIAVLDSTRLHYISDKDILKLIEKSNLSPAGKLLTDVNTERIEEILKKNDILSNVQCYKKVNGNIRIDVSQRIPVLRAITPDSTYYLDKQGKRITSNFMTLSYVPVATGEFNQEFAVNKLLPLALYLQNDKFWNSQIEQIYVNQSGEIELIPRIGDQLIILGDTENLETKLSNLMCLYKQAFSRIGWNTYDTISVQFDNQIVCTRRDKKPNNIIPKE; the protein is encoded by the coding sequence ATGAAAACTGTTCTAAAACTCATATCATTAGTTCTGTTGATTGCATATCTTTTCGCCGCTTTTGCCTATTGTTCTACGCTGGCAAGAGAAAAGAAATGTAACAAGATAGAGATAGCTGTTTTAGATAGTACCCGTTTACATTATATCAGTGATAAAGATATTCTCAAACTCATCGAAAAATCAAATTTGTCCCCCGCCGGAAAATTATTGACAGACGTAAATACGGAACGGATTGAAGAAATACTGAAAAAGAATGATATTTTAAGTAATGTTCAATGTTATAAAAAAGTAAACGGGAACATACGGATAGATGTAAGTCAGCGTATTCCCGTATTAAGGGCGATTACCCCCGACAGCACCTATTATCTGGACAAACAGGGGAAGCGCATTACAAGTAATTTTATGACATTATCCTATGTTCCGGTAGCAACCGGAGAATTTAATCAGGAATTTGCTGTGAACAAATTGCTCCCTCTTGCGCTTTATTTACAGAATGATAAATTCTGGAATTCTCAGATAGAACAAATCTACGTGAACCAGAGCGGAGAGATAGAACTTATCCCGCGAATCGGAGACCAACTGATCATACTGGGAGATACAGAAAATTTAGAAACAAAACTGAGTAATCTCATGTGCCTTTACAAACAAGCCTTTTCCCGTATCGGCTGGAACACATACGATACAATATCGGTCCAATTCGATAATCAGATCGTATGTACGCGCAGAGATAAAAAGCCGAATAATATCATACCGAAAGAATAA
- the murC gene encoding UDP-N-acetylmuramate--L-alanine ligase — MENYKSIYFVGAGGIGMSALERYCLAKGMKVAGYDKTPSHLTDQLQSEGIELFFDEDEDSIPSYCKNPENTLVIYTPAIPENHKGLEYFRNNGFKVIKRSELLGLITSSSKGLCFAGTHGKTTTSSMAAHIFHQSAIGCNAFLGGILKNYDSNLILSETSPFSIIEADEYDRSFHRLHPYMAVITATDPDHFDIYGNEEAYLESFSHFTSLIQPGGCLIMKKGIKAIPRVQEGVKIYQYSANKGGDFHAEHIRIGNGQIIFDFIAPGDSIPDIELGVPVEINIENAVASIAIAWLNGIPAQDIRKAMASFKGAKRRFDFWVKEKNIVMIDDYAHHPDEIRASITSVKALYPEKRISVIFQPHLYSRTRDFAPQFAEALSHADELILLEIYPAREIPIPGISSQIIFNKVTCRKKELCTKKMLLETIKDRNFEVLITLGAGDIDRMLPQIRDILLNK; from the coding sequence ATGGAAAATTATAAATCGATATATTTCGTAGGAGCCGGCGGTATTGGCATGAGTGCTCTGGAACGTTATTGTCTTGCAAAGGGCATGAAGGTAGCCGGATATGATAAAACACCTTCACACCTGACCGACCAGCTACAAAGTGAAGGCATTGAACTCTTTTTCGATGAAGATGAAGATTCTATTCCTTCTTACTGTAAAAATCCGGAAAATACATTAGTAATATACACTCCAGCCATACCGGAAAATCACAAAGGACTGGAATATTTCCGTAACAACGGATTTAAGGTAATAAAGAGATCAGAACTATTAGGACTTATCACAAGTTCAAGTAAAGGTCTATGTTTCGCCGGTACACACGGTAAAACGACGACATCCAGCATGGCTGCCCATATTTTTCATCAGTCCGCAATAGGATGCAACGCTTTTCTGGGTGGGATTTTAAAAAATTATGACAGTAATCTGATTCTTTCGGAGACTAGTCCTTTCTCTATTATTGAAGCCGACGAATATGATCGTTCGTTCCATCGTCTGCATCCATATATGGCAGTAATTACAGCAACTGATCCGGACCATTTTGACATATATGGCAATGAAGAGGCATACCTGGAAAGCTTTTCTCATTTTACCTCTCTCATCCAGCCCGGAGGATGTTTGATCATGAAAAAGGGCATCAAAGCCATTCCCCGCGTTCAGGAGGGAGTTAAAATCTATCAGTATTCGGCAAACAAAGGAGGTGACTTCCACGCCGAACATATCAGGATAGGTAACGGACAGATCATATTCGATTTTATAGCACCCGGAGACTCTATACCGGATATCGAACTGGGAGTTCCGGTAGAGATAAACATAGAGAATGCTGTCGCATCAATAGCGATCGCATGGCTCAACGGTATTCCGGCACAGGATATTCGTAAAGCTATGGCTTCATTCAAAGGAGCCAAACGGAGATTTGACTTTTGGGTAAAAGAAAAAAATATAGTGATGATCGACGATTATGCACATCATCCCGATGAAATAAGAGCCAGCATCACATCTGTAAAGGCACTCTATCCGGAAAAACGTATCAGTGTTATATTTCAGCCGCATCTTTACAGCCGCACCCGGGATTTTGCGCCACAATTCGCCGAAGCATTATCACACGCCGATGAATTGATATTACTCGAAATCTATCCGGCAAGAGAGATCCCCATACCCGGGATATCGTCACAAATAATATTTAATAAAGTAACATGCAGAAAGAAAGAACTTTGTACTAAAAAAATGTTGCTTGAAACAATAAAAGACCGTAACTTTGAGGTTTTAATTACTTTGGGGGCAGGAGATATTGACCGAATGCTCCCCCAAATTCGTGATATATTATTGAATAAATGA
- the murG gene encoding undecaprenyldiphospho-muramoylpentapeptide beta-N-acetylglucosaminyltransferase, translating to MTNNNNHIKVLISGGGTGGHIFPAIAIANAVRTKHPEAEILFIGAENRMEMEKVPAAGYEIIGLPVYGFNRKNLLKNAKVIYKLLESIRKARIAIKTFKPDIAVGVGGYASGPTLWVASRMGIPTLIQEQNSYAGVTNKLLSSKASAICVAYENMERFFPKNKIKLTGNPIRQDLLNSSCTREEAAMFFGLDPAKKTILIIGGSLGARTINQSVTAHLGKLAKSDVQLIWQTGKNYDDKAKDALSKIKAENIKQMPFISRMDMAYKMADLVISRAGASSISELCLLGKPCILVPSPNVAEDHQTKNAQALSSRGAAILIKDNEAVEKLIPKALSTIGNTTLCDKMNSEILALGQHDSASRIAEMIIELIEKNRK from the coding sequence ATGACAAATAATAACAACCACATAAAAGTTTTGATTAGCGGAGGCGGGACAGGAGGACATATTTTCCCGGCCATAGCAATAGCTAACGCAGTCCGTACAAAACATCCGGAAGCCGAAATCCTTTTTATAGGAGCAGAAAACAGGATGGAGATGGAGAAAGTTCCGGCTGCAGGATATGAAATCATAGGACTTCCTGTGTATGGCTTTAACCGGAAAAATCTGCTGAAGAATGCAAAAGTGATATATAAACTTTTGGAAAGTATCCGCAAAGCACGCATTGCCATAAAAACTTTTAAACCCGACATAGCTGTAGGCGTAGGCGGATATGCAAGCGGACCAACACTATGGGTAGCATCCCGTATGGGTATCCCGACCCTCATACAAGAACAGAATTCCTACGCCGGTGTCACTAATAAATTATTATCTTCCAAAGCTTCCGCCATTTGCGTAGCATACGAAAATATGGAACGTTTTTTCCCGAAAAACAAAATAAAACTTACGGGAAATCCTATTCGTCAGGATTTATTAAACAGCTCTTGTACGCGGGAAGAAGCCGCGATGTTTTTCGGTCTCGACCCGGCTAAAAAGACGATATTGATTATCGGAGGTAGTCTGGGAGCACGCACTATAAACCAAAGCGTGACAGCGCATCTGGGGAAACTGGCAAAAAGCGATGTCCAATTAATATGGCAAACCGGCAAAAATTACGATGACAAAGCAAAAGATGCTCTCAGCAAAATAAAAGCAGAAAATATAAAACAAATGCCATTCATCTCCAGGATGGATATGGCATACAAAATGGCCGACTTGGTTATTTCCCGGGCAGGTGCCAGCTCCATATCGGAATTATGCCTGTTAGGTAAACCGTGCATTCTGGTACCCTCTCCTAATGTAGCGGAAGACCATCAGACAAAAAATGCCCAGGCACTTTCTTCGCGGGGTGCCGCGATCCTTATCAAGGATAACGAAGCTGTGGAGAAATTAATACCCAAGGCCCTATCCACTATCGGGAATACGACTTTATGCGATAAAATGAATAGCGAAATACTGGCACTAGGACAACACGACTCAGCGTCACGTATTGCCGAGATGATTATAGAGTTGATAGAGAAAAACAGAAAATAA
- a CDS encoding FtsW/RodA/SpoVE family cell cycle protein, which translates to MTDTENNISGEEKKLPDEKAPQKSQLQGDRYIWGIFITLCLISVVEVFSACSQEIRNGASVFSPIFKHVILLIGGGMLVYGIQHIPYKWFRTLPILVVPLSIGLVFYTIFFGDYINGARRSFTLLGISVQPAELAKLAVVLSMAYILARNQITNGVRNKAIIWCLILVAIFSALLITQGLTNTLLLVSISGSMMLIGGVEFRKIGLILCVLITAGAVGFAAMSGKSEKIEKAQTELATKHVERSGTWKKRLEYFFVGDSIPEYSKPTTSYNRQQHHAAMALANGGAIGVFPGNSRENSRLPLAYSDFIYAIIIEDTGFIGGLVVMFLYISLLIRAGLIARKCTKAYPALLIMGIALMIAFQALFHMAIVVGVFPVSGQPLPLISKGGSSMIIACIGFGMMLSVSRTAIHEDDSGNITENKNQENIPEDIKAINPTNI; encoded by the coding sequence ATGACCGATACCGAAAATAACATATCCGGAGAAGAAAAAAAACTTCCCGATGAAAAAGCTCCTCAGAAATCACAACTACAGGGAGACCGCTACATCTGGGGAATCTTTATCACATTATGTCTTATCTCTGTGGTTGAAGTTTTCAGTGCTTGCAGCCAGGAGATCAGGAACGGAGCCAGCGTATTCAGTCCCATATTCAAGCATGTTATATTACTTATAGGGGGAGGAATGCTGGTCTACGGCATTCAGCATATTCCTTACAAATGGTTCAGAACTCTACCTATATTGGTCGTACCATTATCCATAGGTCTGGTCTTTTACACTATATTCTTCGGAGATTATATCAACGGTGCACGCCGAAGCTTCACCTTATTAGGTATATCGGTGCAACCGGCCGAGCTGGCAAAACTGGCAGTCGTGCTTTCAATGGCATACATACTGGCAAGAAACCAGATAACCAATGGCGTAAGAAATAAAGCGATTATCTGGTGCCTGATTCTTGTCGCAATATTTTCCGCACTATTGATAACACAAGGTCTTACCAACACATTATTACTGGTCTCGATAAGTGGTAGTATGATGCTGATAGGTGGTGTGGAATTCCGCAAGATTGGACTTATTTTATGCGTTCTCATTACCGCAGGAGCAGTAGGATTCGCCGCCATGTCGGGTAAATCCGAAAAGATAGAGAAAGCTCAGACAGAGCTGGCCACAAAACATGTAGAACGAAGCGGGACATGGAAAAAACGTTTGGAATATTTTTTCGTAGGCGACAGTATTCCCGAATATTCAAAACCTACGACCTCTTACAACCGCCAGCAGCATCATGCGGCAATGGCTCTAGCCAATGGTGGTGCTATAGGGGTATTTCCGGGAAACAGCCGGGAAAACTCTCGTTTACCATTGGCTTATTCCGATTTTATCTATGCTATTATTATTGAAGATACCGGATTTATAGGCGGTCTGGTAGTCATGTTTCTATACATTTCATTGCTTATCCGCGCCGGACTTATCGCCCGCAAATGTACCAAAGCTTACCCGGCTCTACTCATTATGGGCATAGCTTTAATGATCGCATTTCAGGCATTATTCCACATGGCTATCGTAGTAGGAGTTTTTCCCGTATCAGGCCAACCGCTGCCTCTTATCAGCAAAGGAGGATCTTCGATGATAATAGCCTGTATAGGTTTCGGTATGATGCTCAGTGTAAGTCGTACGGCAATTCATGAAGACGATAGCGGAAATATTACAGAAAATAAAAATCAGGAAAATATCCCTGAAGACATCAAGGCTATTAATCCAACGAATATTTGA
- the murD gene encoding UDP-N-acetylmuramoyl-L-alanine--D-glutamate ligase, translating to MESKRIVILGAGESGAGAAVLAKVKGFDVFVSDMSRIQDTYKKLLEQHDITWEEGQHTESLILNADEVIKSPGIPDTAPVIVKIKEKNIPVISEIEFAGRYTHARMICITGSNGKTTTTLLTYHILKKAGLKVGLAGNVGKSLALQVATENFDYYVIELSSFQLDNMYDFKANIAVLLNITPDHLDRYGYNMENYVNAKFRITQNQTEEDAFIYWNDDPVIKEKLQNLQLKVQKYPFAETHKQDVKAYKKDHEIHIETLGDEMIINEEKLSLHGRHNLYNSMAASLSARLLDIKKDEIREALSDFEAVEHRLEKVAKVRGVQYINDSKATNVNSCWYALESMTTPVVLILGGKDKGNDYTEIEKLVKEKVTALICLGADNSKLHEFFDGKVPYIADAGSMKEAVIKASAAAQPGDTVLLSPCCASFDLFKSYEDRGIQFKDCVRNL from the coding sequence ATGGAAAGTAAAAGAATCGTAATTTTAGGAGCAGGCGAAAGCGGTGCCGGAGCTGCCGTCCTGGCAAAAGTGAAAGGATTTGATGTTTTTGTATCAGATATGTCCCGGATACAAGACACTTATAAAAAATTGCTCGAACAGCATGATATCACTTGGGAAGAAGGACAGCATACCGAATCTCTTATCCTAAATGCAGATGAAGTAATTAAAAGTCCGGGCATTCCCGATACAGCTCCTGTAATCGTCAAAATAAAAGAGAAAAACATACCTGTAATTTCTGAAATTGAATTTGCAGGCCGCTATACTCATGCGCGAATGATCTGCATCACCGGCAGCAATGGAAAGACCACGACCACCCTGCTCACTTATCATATACTCAAAAAGGCAGGGCTCAAGGTAGGATTGGCCGGAAATGTAGGAAAAAGCTTAGCACTTCAGGTAGCTACGGAAAACTTCGATTACTACGTTATCGAATTAAGCAGCTTCCAACTGGACAATATGTATGATTTCAAAGCTAATATTGCGGTATTACTGAATATCACCCCCGACCACCTGGATCGTTACGGTTACAATATGGAAAATTATGTCAATGCAAAATTCCGTATCACACAAAACCAGACCGAAGAAGACGCATTTATTTACTGGAATGACGATCCTGTCATAAAAGAAAAATTACAAAATCTACAATTAAAGGTCCAAAAATATCCTTTTGCCGAAACTCACAAACAAGATGTGAAGGCATACAAAAAAGATCACGAAATACATATAGAGACTTTGGGAGACGAAATGATCATTAACGAAGAAAAATTATCTCTTCACGGACGCCACAATTTATATAATTCTATGGCAGCCAGTCTCTCTGCCCGTCTGCTAGACATAAAAAAAGATGAAATAAGAGAAGCGTTGAGCGATTTCGAAGCAGTAGAACACCGGCTTGAAAAAGTAGCAAAAGTACGGGGTGTACAATATATCAACGACTCAAAAGCAACTAATGTAAATTCATGCTGGTACGCTTTGGAAAGTATGACTACTCCCGTCGTACTAATATTAGGAGGAAAAGATAAAGGAAATGATTATACCGAAATCGAAAAGTTAGTAAAAGAAAAAGTTACGGCTCTGATCTGTTTGGGAGCGGATAACTCGAAACTTCATGAATTTTTCGACGGAAAAGTACCTTACATCGCCGATGCAGGTTCCATGAAAGAGGCTGTAATCAAAGCAAGTGCGGCGGCACAACCCGGAGATACGGTGTTACTATCTCCATGCTGTGCCAGTTTCGATCTGTTCAAAAGTTACGAAGACCGCGGTATACAATTCAAAGACTGTGTAAGAAATTTATAA
- the mraY gene encoding phospho-N-acetylmuramoyl-pentapeptide-transferase: MLYYLFQYLETLHIPGSRLFDYISFRSGIALILSLFIATIIGRRIIDKLQLLQIGEIVRDLGLEGQMSKKGTPTMGGIIIIIAILIPCLLVGKLSNIYMILMLVTTVWLGSLGFLDDYIKVFKKDKEGLHGRFKIIGQIGLGLIVGLTLYLSPDVVIRENVQVKGVNNEEVIKYTPENIKSTQTTIPFFKNNNFDYADLAGFMGKHAQAAGWVIFVLMTIFVVTAVSNGANLTDGLDGLATGSSAIIGLTLGILAYLSGHIAYASYLNIMYIPGSEELVVFISAFIGATIGFLWYNAYPAQVFMGDTGSLTLGGIIAVFAIIIHKELLIPILCAIFLVENLSVVLQVAYFKITKKKYGAGKRIFKMTPLHHHFQKSGNSGIDALIQRPFNAVPESKIVVRFWIVGIMLAVITIVTLKMR; the protein is encoded by the coding sequence ATGCTTTACTATTTATTTCAATATCTGGAAACTCTCCATATACCCGGTTCCAGGCTGTTTGACTACATCTCATTCCGGTCCGGCATCGCTCTCATTCTCTCCTTATTTATTGCAACCATCATAGGACGGCGCATCATAGATAAGTTACAACTCCTTCAGATAGGAGAAATCGTTCGGGATCTGGGCCTTGAAGGTCAGATGAGCAAAAAAGGTACTCCTACGATGGGAGGCATCATTATTATCATAGCCATTTTAATTCCCTGCCTGTTGGTAGGAAAGTTAAGCAACATTTACATGATTCTCATGTTGGTTACAACCGTATGGCTGGGAAGTCTGGGATTTCTCGATGATTATATAAAGGTTTTCAAAAAAGACAAAGAAGGACTTCACGGCCGTTTCAAAATCATTGGACAAATAGGATTGGGGCTCATCGTAGGCCTCACCCTTTATCTGAGTCCCGATGTAGTAATACGCGAAAATGTACAGGTAAAAGGGGTAAACAACGAAGAAGTAATAAAGTATACGCCTGAAAATATCAAATCCACACAAACAACCATACCGTTTTTCAAAAATAATAATTTCGATTATGCCGATCTTGCAGGGTTTATGGGAAAGCATGCACAAGCCGCAGGTTGGGTAATTTTCGTATTAATGACTATATTCGTGGTTACCGCCGTATCGAACGGCGCCAATCTTACGGACGGTCTTGACGGACTGGCGACCGGAAGTTCTGCCATCATAGGGTTGACTCTGGGAATACTGGCATATCTTTCGGGGCACATCGCTTACGCTTCCTACCTGAATATAATGTATATCCCGGGAAGTGAAGAACTGGTGGTATTCATCAGCGCTTTCATTGGAGCAACCATAGGTTTCTTATGGTATAATGCGTATCCGGCCCAGGTATTTATGGGAGATACCGGAAGTCTTACTTTAGGAGGAATTATCGCTGTTTTTGCCATAATTATTCACAAAGAGCTTCTTATACCTATTTTATGCGCTATTTTCCTGGTGGAAAACCTATCGGTAGTATTGCAAGTCGCCTATTTTAAAATAACTAAGAAAAAATACGGTGCTGGAAAACGAATATTTAAAATGACACCGTTGCACCACCATTTCCAGAAATCCGGAAACTCAGGAATAGATGCATTGATACAACGTCCTTTCAATGCCGTACCTGAATCCAAGATCGTGGTACGTTTTTGGATCGTGGGAATCATGTTGGCTGTCATCACTATTGTTACACTTAAAATGCGGTAA
- a CDS encoding UDP-N-acetylmuramoyl-L-alanyl-D-glutamate--2,6-diaminopimelate ligase: MELKKLIQDIKPLSHQGNPVEKVAGIDSDSRNIRDNFLFVAVRGTNTDGHEYIDKAIEQGAVAIVCEEIPAKTDKKILYIQVKDSAEALARLASAWYGYPSRELVLTGVTGTNGKTTTATLLYEMFRLFGEKVGLLSTVCNYIDDVAVPATHTTPDPIQLNGLLRRMVDSGCTYAFMEVSSHSAQQRRIAGLDFNGAIFTNLTRDHLDYHKTVEAYLKAKKLFFDELPDKAFALTNLDDKSGMVMLQNTKASKHTYSLRTPADFKGYIVESRIDGTTLQINGKEVEVRFVGKFNAYNLLSVYGAACLLGRNPEEVLIKMSLLMPVTGRFQTLHSPDGYTVVIDYAHTPDALNNVLGSIREVLRNRGEIITVVGAGGNRDKGKRPLMTREAVNASDRVILTSDNPRFEEPEDILKDMLTGLETPEERRKTVSIADRREAIRLATQFAKPGDVILIAGKGHENYQEIKGVKHHFDDKEEVEKLFEETKR; the protein is encoded by the coding sequence ATGGAATTAAAAAAGTTAATACAAGACATAAAGCCCCTTTCACACCAGGGTAATCCTGTAGAAAAAGTAGCCGGGATAGATTCCGATTCCAGAAATATTCGCGATAATTTTTTATTTGTCGCCGTACGTGGAACGAATACCGATGGGCATGAATATATAGACAAGGCAATAGAACAAGGAGCGGTTGCAATAGTTTGCGAAGAAATTCCCGCGAAAACAGATAAAAAAATATTGTATATCCAGGTAAAAGACAGCGCAGAAGCACTGGCACGCTTAGCTTCAGCTTGGTACGGATATCCTTCACGTGAACTGGTCTTAACCGGAGTTACGGGAACAAACGGAAAAACTACCACGGCGACTTTGCTATATGAAATGTTTCGCTTGTTCGGAGAAAAAGTAGGCTTACTTTCCACCGTATGCAACTATATTGACGACGTAGCCGTTCCTGCCACGCATACGACTCCGGATCCTATCCAGTTAAACGGGCTTTTACGCAGAATGGTAGACTCCGGATGCACCTACGCCTTTATGGAAGTCAGTTCCCATTCAGCCCAGCAACGCCGTATTGCCGGCCTTGATTTCAATGGAGCAATATTTACAAACCTGACACGCGACCACCTGGATTATCACAAAACTGTCGAAGCATATCTCAAAGCTAAAAAGCTCTTCTTCGATGAATTACCAGATAAAGCATTCGCCCTTACCAACCTCGACGATAAATCGGGAATGGTCATGCTACAAAATACCAAGGCCTCAAAACATACTTATTCACTGCGTACACCGGCCGACTTTAAAGGTTATATCGTTGAAAGCCGCATAGATGGAACTACATTACAAATAAACGGAAAAGAGGTTGAAGTAAGGTTTGTCGGAAAATTCAACGCATATAATCTGCTTTCGGTTTACGGAGCTGCTTGTTTGTTGGGCCGCAACCCGGAGGAGGTTCTCATTAAAATGAGTCTGCTTATGCCTGTCACAGGACGTTTCCAAACTCTTCATTCTCCCGACGGATATACAGTCGTCATTGATTATGCTCATACCCCTGATGCTCTGAATAATGTATTAGGTTCGATACGGGAAGTTCTCAGGAACAGAGGAGAAATCATAACAGTGGTGGGGGCCGGAGGAAACCGGGATAAAGGAAAACGTCCGCTCATGACACGTGAGGCTGTAAACGCAAGCGACAGAGTCATTCTTACATCAGACAACCCCCGCTTCGAAGAACCGGAAGATATACTGAAAGATATGCTTACAGGACTTGAGACACCGGAAGAACGGCGCAAAACCGTCTCCATCGCCGACAGAAGGGAAGCTATCCGTCTTGCTACTCAATTTGCAAAGCCGGGAGATGTGATACTCATCGCCGGAAAAGGTCATGAAAATTACCAGGAAATAAAAGGTGTGAAACATCACTTCGATGACAAAGAAGAAGTCGAAAAACTATTTGAAGAAACCAAAAGATAA
- a CDS encoding penicillin-binding protein, with translation MAKKTKNSAHILFRYSIIITLTLMFAGWIITKAAHTCFIDARHWNAKAMSELSRIDTLKPYRGDILASDGRIMATDIVLYHVLIDFKASKFDKDTIFLKELPALSEALARKFPNKTAKQYNKDIRKAYERRDKNRNYVLVRDVFDKDFQEIKTFPFFNHKRYQREFASHTGLHICRPEDAKIQRLKPFGSMASRAIGNVDENQCGSSGLEKSFDNLLKGKPGQRVKKQVTSGIIGWEETPPTRGVDVKTTLDIDIQDITEQSLLDIIKPINAQFGVAVVMEVATGDIKAMSNLTRTSNGDYYEGTNEAVRAYEPGSTVKALSMMIALDKGIVRPHDLVNVHNGRFPFPANKPITDTHPRAQITAEQCIWYSSNIGLSVITLKGFGDNPDGFVKEIERIGFTDPLNLHIPGAVIPQIRHLKNNLEGKIDLTRMSYGYSTAIPPIYILALYNTIANNGKFVRPRLVKELIKEGKTDSIFNTEYIREQMCKPETAQALQKMLFGVVFEEGGTARAVRSDKVKIAGKTGTAKVSRGKEGYSGYRITFCGFFPAENPQYSCVVTISEPDLPGMPSAARYSGGVLKSIAEKMFAMGLLDTHLEIKRDTVRPFEPRIKTGSEEATYTVCKNLGLIYDKEQQNIQHDLDKTYTFVPNVTNMGAKDALYILEKSGLKVGLKGKGKVKTQSIPPGTAIRKGQKIWITLEI, from the coding sequence ATGGCGAAAAAGACTAAAAACAGCGCACATATATTATTCAGATATTCTATCATTATAACGTTGACATTGATGTTTGCCGGCTGGATTATTACTAAGGCCGCACATACCTGCTTTATCGACGCCAGACACTGGAATGCAAAGGCTATGTCCGAACTCTCACGCATTGATACATTAAAACCGTATCGGGGTGATATTCTGGCTTCAGACGGACGCATCATGGCGACAGACATTGTACTATATCATGTTCTTATAGATTTTAAAGCTTCCAAATTCGATAAAGACACTATTTTCCTCAAAGAGCTTCCGGCCCTGAGCGAGGCTCTGGCCAGAAAATTTCCTAATAAAACAGCAAAGCAATATAATAAAGATATCCGCAAAGCTTACGAAAGAAGAGACAAAAACAGAAATTACGTTCTGGTAAGGGATGTTTTCGACAAAGATTTTCAAGAGATAAAAACATTTCCTTTTTTTAATCACAAAAGATATCAAAGGGAATTTGCATCTCATACCGGATTGCATATATGCCGTCCCGAGGATGCAAAAATACAACGGCTGAAACCTTTCGGTTCCATGGCTTCACGGGCCATCGGTAATGTGGATGAAAACCAGTGCGGTTCCAGCGGCCTTGAAAAATCATTCGATAACTTACTGAAAGGGAAACCGGGCCAACGTGTAAAAAAGCAAGTGACCAGCGGAATTATCGGCTGGGAAGAAACACCTCCTACCAGAGGAGTAGATGTGAAAACCACACTCGACATAGACATACAAGATATAACAGAACAATCCTTACTGGATATCATAAAGCCTATTAATGCACAATTCGGCGTTGCAGTAGTCATGGAAGTTGCCACCGGAGATATCAAGGCAATGTCAAATCTTACACGCACTTCCAACGGTGATTATTATGAAGGAACGAACGAAGCGGTAAGAGCATACGAACCGGGGTCTACAGTAAAAGCTCTGTCAATGATGATCGCACTGGACAAGGGAATCGTAAGACCGCACGACCTGGTCAACGTTCATAACGGAAGGTTCCCGTTTCCGGCAAACAAGCCGATAACCGACACCCATCCGCGAGCACAAATCACCGCAGAACAATGTATATGGTACTCTTCGAACATCGGATTATCGGTCATAACTTTAAAAGGCTTCGGAGACAACCCCGACGGTTTCGTAAAAGAAATCGAACGTATCGGGTTCACAGATCCTCTTAATTTACATATTCCCGGAGCAGTTATACCACAAATACGGCACTTAAAAAATAACCTGGAAGGAAAAATAGACCTTACCCGTATGTCTTACGGATATTCCACTGCCATACCGCCCATTTATATTCTCGCTCTGTACAACACCATAGCCAATAATGGCAAGTTCGTACGTCCCAGACTTGTAAAAGAGCTTATTAAAGAGGGAAAAACCGATTCGATATTCAATACCGAATACATACGGGAACAAATGTGTAAACCGGAAACAGCCCAAGCTCTCCAGAAAATGTTATTCGGCGTCGTATTCGAAGAAGGAGGAACTGCCCGGGCCGTTCGCTCGGACAAAGTAAAAATAGCAGGAAAGACAGGAACAGCGAAAGTGTCGAGGGGCAAAGAAGGATACAGCGGATACCGTATTACATTCTGCGGTTTCTTCCCGGCCGAAAATCCCCAATATTCCTGTGTAGTCACTATTTCGGAACCTGACCTTCCGGGTATGCCGTCGGCAGCCCGCTATTCCGGAGGTGTGTTGAAAAGCATTGCGGAAAAAATGTTCGCCATGGGCTTGTTAGATACCCATCTGGAGATTAAACGCGATACCGTCCGTCCTTTTGAACCTCGTATAAAAACCGGATCGGAAGAGGCCACATATACGGTTTGTAAAAATCTCGGGCTGATATATGACAAAGAACAACAAAACATCCAACACGACTTAGATAAAACATATACCTTCGTCCCTAATGTTACGAATATGGGTGCAAAAGATGCGCTATATATTCTCGAAAAGTCAGGGCTTAAGGTTGGTCTGAAAGGAAAAGGAAAAGTAAAAACCCAATCCATACCTCCCGGTACGGCAATTCGTAAAGGACAAAAAATATGGATTACATTAGAGATATAA